A single region of the Leptolyngbya subtilissima AS-A7 genome encodes:
- the bchM gene encoding magnesium protoporphyrin IX methyltransferase translates to MTATDDKTVVREYFNATGFDRWQRIYGDGEVNKVQLDIRKGHQQTVDTLMGWLEADGNLAGLTCCDAGCGVGSLTIPLAQAGAQVYASDISAKMVEEARQRAEVALEGKNLPTFEVKDLEELAGRYHTVICLDVLIHYPQDKVQGMISHLGSLAESRLIMSFAPKTLFYSALKKVGEFFPGPSKTTRAYLHREADIVKALEADGWRIERRTLTKTQFYFSRMLEAVKD, encoded by the coding sequence ATGACTGCCACTGACGACAAAACCGTAGTTCGCGAATACTTCAATGCCACTGGCTTTGACCGCTGGCAGCGCATCTACGGCGATGGCGAAGTCAATAAAGTCCAGCTCGACATTCGCAAGGGTCATCAGCAGACCGTAGACACGCTGATGGGCTGGCTAGAGGCCGATGGCAATCTGGCTGGGCTCACCTGCTGCGATGCGGGCTGCGGCGTAGGCAGTCTAACGATTCCCCTAGCTCAGGCAGGTGCTCAGGTCTATGCCAGCGACATCTCCGCCAAAATGGTCGAGGAGGCTCGCCAACGAGCTGAGGTAGCTTTAGAGGGCAAAAATTTGCCTACCTTCGAGGTCAAAGACCTGGAGGAGTTGGCCGGTCGCTACCACACAGTGATTTGCTTAGACGTGCTGATTCACTATCCCCAAGACAAAGTGCAGGGCATGATCAGCCATCTTGGTTCCCTGGCCGAGTCGCGCCTGATTATGAGCTTTGCGCCCAAGACGCTGTTCTATAGCGCGCTGAAGAAGGTGGGCGAATTCTTCCCGGGGCCAAGCAAAACCACCCGCGCCTACCTGCACCGGGAGGCCGACATTGTGAAGGCGCTGGAGGCCGACGGCTGGCGCATTGAGCGCCGCACCTTGACCAAGACCCAGTTTTACTTCTCGCGCATGCTAGAAGCCGTCAAAGACTAG
- a CDS encoding DUF423 domain-containing protein, with amino-acid sequence MTVERLWIAIAAVLGGTAVAAGAFATHALKPQLSDRLLAVFETAARYQMYHALALLLLALVRHQGLAAPGWLAASGWALIAGTVVFSGSLYALALTGRTMLGAVAPIGGAALMVGWACLAIAGLRGAGES; translated from the coding sequence ATGACTGTAGAGCGGCTATGGATTGCGATCGCAGCGGTGCTGGGCGGCACCGCCGTAGCCGCGGGAGCCTTTGCCACCCACGCCCTTAAGCCTCAGCTCAGCGATCGGCTGCTGGCGGTGTTTGAGACCGCAGCCCGCTATCAGATGTATCACGCTCTGGCTCTGCTGCTGCTGGCCCTAGTGCGGCACCAAGGGCTAGCGGCCCCAGGATGGCTCGCCGCCTCGGGGTGGGCCTTGATCGCCGGTACTGTCGTATTTTCGGGCAGCCTCTATGCCCTGGCACTGACGGGTCGAACTATGCTGGGGGCCGTGGCCCCGATTGGCGGCGCGGCCTTGATGGTGGGCTGGGCCTGTCTGGCCATAGCCGGGCTGCGGGGGGCTGGAGAGAGTTAG
- a CDS encoding ferredoxin-thioredoxin reductase variable chain, producing the protein MNVGERVRIKESVIFYHHPLHRNEAFDAKGLEGVVVTILTDYKGRPISPNFPVQVEFEVEGAKRPMRAHLKQDELELL; encoded by the coding sequence ATGAATGTTGGCGAACGCGTCCGAATCAAAGAATCGGTTATTTTTTATCACCACCCGCTGCACCGCAACGAAGCCTTCGATGCTAAAGGTTTAGAGGGAGTCGTTGTGACTATTCTCACCGACTACAAGGGTCGCCCCATCAGCCCTAATTTTCCGGTTCAGGTGGAGTTTGAGGTCGAGGGGGCCAAGCGGCCCATGCGCGCTCACCTCAAGCAAGATGAGTTAGAACTGCTCTAG
- a CDS encoding substrate-binding periplasmic protein, which produces MDFTTVRPGQLSIIANDFDARPMSFVQDGDRQGYEPAVARAVSEALGLVPVWFDCPPEEFYPTLSTGDYDVVWFSQAITQDRRAWADFTRPYGRFDEAVLVREDSPIQTLEDLAGKRLGSLAGSSPLILTEALPDLEWVPFEGADHTRPALLTALSQGAIDALVGDALLLLTAEADTTSLRVAFQIPTQHPFGVGVLPGNRELLEALNQAINQLIMNGTLAKLWAQWIPYKPFPF; this is translated from the coding sequence ATGGACTTTACCACCGTTCGCCCTGGGCAGCTTTCCATCATTGCTAACGATTTCGACGCCCGGCCGATGAGCTTTGTGCAAGATGGCGATCGCCAGGGCTACGAACCGGCTGTGGCGCGGGCGGTGAGCGAGGCCCTGGGGTTGGTACCGGTGTGGTTTGACTGCCCACCCGAAGAGTTTTACCCCACCCTTAGCACTGGCGATTACGACGTGGTGTGGTTTAGCCAAGCTATTACCCAAGATCGCCGCGCCTGGGCCGACTTTACCCGCCCCTACGGTCGCTTTGACGAAGCCGTGCTGGTGCGCGAAGATAGCCCTATCCAGACGTTGGAAGACCTAGCGGGCAAGCGGCTCGGCTCCCTGGCGGGCAGCAGTCCCCTAATTCTCACTGAGGCTTTGCCTGACCTAGAATGGGTGCCGTTTGAAGGGGCTGACCACACCCGGCCCGCCCTGCTGACAGCCTTGAGCCAAGGCGCGATCGATGCCCTGGTGGGCGATGCCCTGCTGCTACTTACCGCCGAGGCCGACACCACTAGCCTGCGAGTAGCTTTTCAAATTCCCACCCAGCACCCCTTTGGCGTTGGGGTGCTACCAGGCAACCGAGAACTGCTAGAGGCCCTCAATCAGGCGATCAATCAGCTAATTATGAACGGCACCCTGGCTAAGCTGTGGGCCCAGTGGATTCCCTACAAGCCGTTTCCGTTTTAG
- a CDS encoding bifunctional diguanylate cyclase/phosphodiesterase: MTDDWTSLPDFDPVVGAPDARTGDDQIGDLQASEQHFWAVIETMAMAGLVVDANGHILLCNDYLLTLTGWQRHEVVGGNWLELFIPASDRQALSELLRAAVGQSQGAVRHETEILTRSGDRRLIAWNTTVLTSATGLVQRFTSVGPDVTHQRQVAPRQGHKSRLQPVLANLPGVVLRYVQHPSGADDITYVSTGCVDMWELEPEQLLGQPQRLWLSIHPEDRSTVQGLLQSSGATLTPWFCEWRLLTPSGRQTWLQGMGCPECLANGDIAWDIVVLDISDRKHTEQALVSANQQMQAFIDNSPALVSIFDANGRYRRVNQATAAQFGLHPEDVVGRSFADLLPPSVLSVFMERVQHIVTTQTSLTVEDTLYLQGEQRVFSSVLFPVSLEADGTPILGSVATDITPLVKAQEALRRQAEEEHLIRTITQHIHQSLEVKQILQTTVTEVRQFLQTDRVLIYRFNADLSGTMAVESVLPPWDATFGLTVEDTCFLTKPGLAHRYRRGRTHHIDNVAEANIDPCYRALLKRFQVQANLVVPINCGSHLWGLLCAHHCRGPRQWQPKERALLSQLADQVAIALQQSQLLAQTSALAQQEKLLNNIISAISDSLELETLLQRAATEMLHTFAASRGLVILCQATDQVLVHTNTASTPGFDSLQGQVIPIEGNPHAQRVLAEELPVVVDDVRAEPMLLPNLALAQELNIGAILAVSIRYRGEVKGILSVHHCPGPRCWSEAEIKLIKRLADHLAIAIHQAELYAQAQIELTERKRLEAQLRYDASHDRLTGLPNRTLFLERLAQALEHLHHHCPNHCSPVGATFDGAPDLCCDSGTDTCFESVPASEMPQALSCANRQFALLFLDLDRFKVINDSLGHAMGDQLLQVVAQRLQTCLRPADVAARLGGDEFVVLLSNISDAAVAVTMAQRIHAILESPVLLQGHEVFVHASIGIALSATTYTDPNQMLRDADIAMYKAKGSNREYAIFDAPMHTMVMQQMELENDLRRALERGELRLYYQPIVNLATGTVQGFEALVRWQHPRRGLVPPLDFIPVAENTGLITALDLWTLNEACRQLSYWHRELPHSRPLTVSVNLSGKQFVRPDLIQQIDAALSRNHLQGQHLKVEITESVLIQNAQMAIDLLKQLRQRRIQICMDDFGTGYSSLSYLHRFPIDVLKIDKSFITHLHHSGPSTDDYEIVKAIISLATNLNLTVVAEGIETGEQVAYLQAHQCQGGQGYYFSSPLSVKDATAFIAQLPAPNLDPAKTETACRESTGPTA; the protein is encoded by the coding sequence ATGACCGATGATTGGACTTCTTTGCCTGATTTCGATCCTGTAGTGGGTGCTCCCGATGCCCGGACAGGCGATGACCAAATCGGCGATTTACAAGCATCGGAGCAGCATTTTTGGGCGGTGATCGAAACGATGGCTATGGCGGGGCTAGTGGTCGATGCCAATGGCCACATTTTGCTCTGTAACGATTACTTGCTCACCCTCACCGGCTGGCAACGCCACGAAGTTGTGGGTGGCAACTGGCTTGAGCTGTTTATCCCCGCTAGCGATCGCCAGGCGCTGAGTGAGCTATTACGAGCCGCCGTGGGCCAGAGCCAAGGGGCTGTTCGCCATGAGACTGAAATTCTCACCCGCAGCGGCGATCGCCGCCTGATCGCTTGGAACACCACTGTTTTGACCAGCGCCACCGGCTTGGTGCAGCGGTTCACCAGCGTTGGGCCAGACGTAACCCATCAGCGCCAGGTTGCCCCTCGCCAAGGCCACAAAAGCCGCCTACAGCCGGTGCTGGCTAACCTGCCGGGGGTCGTGCTGCGCTACGTGCAGCATCCCTCTGGGGCCGACGATATCACCTACGTCAGCACCGGCTGTGTCGACATGTGGGAGCTAGAGCCCGAGCAACTGCTCGGCCAGCCCCAGCGGCTTTGGCTGTCCATTCACCCCGAGGATCGCAGCACCGTGCAGGGGCTGCTCCAGAGTTCTGGCGCTACCCTCACCCCCTGGTTTTGCGAATGGCGTCTGCTCACTCCCTCGGGGCGGCAGACCTGGCTTCAGGGCATGGGTTGCCCAGAATGTTTGGCCAACGGCGACATTGCTTGGGATATTGTTGTGCTCGATATCAGCGATCGCAAGCATACTGAGCAGGCCCTAGTCAGCGCTAACCAGCAGATGCAGGCGTTTATCGACAATTCTCCGGCTCTGGTCAGCATCTTTGACGCCAATGGACGTTATCGGCGAGTCAATCAGGCCACCGCTGCCCAGTTTGGCCTGCATCCTGAGGATGTGGTGGGGCGTTCCTTTGCCGATCTGCTGCCGCCCTCGGTGTTGAGCGTTTTTATGGAGCGGGTGCAGCACATCGTCACCACCCAAACCTCCCTGACCGTAGAAGATACGCTGTACCTTCAGGGGGAGCAGCGGGTGTTTAGCTCAGTACTGTTTCCCGTGAGCCTGGAGGCCGATGGCACCCCCATTTTGGGGTCAGTGGCTACCGATATCACTCCCCTTGTTAAGGCCCAGGAGGCTCTGCGCCGCCAGGCCGAAGAAGAGCATCTGATTCGCACCATTACTCAACACATTCACCAATCTCTAGAGGTCAAGCAGATCTTGCAGACCACGGTCACCGAGGTGCGGCAGTTTTTGCAGACCGACCGAGTGCTCATCTATCGCTTTAACGCTGACCTCAGCGGCACTATGGCGGTTGAATCCGTGCTGCCCCCTTGGGATGCAACCTTCGGCCTCACCGTAGAAGACACTTGTTTTTTAACCAAGCCCGGCTTGGCCCACCGCTACCGCCGAGGCCGCACCCACCACATCGACAACGTGGCTGAGGCTAACATTGACCCCTGCTACCGCGCGCTGCTGAAGCGCTTTCAGGTGCAGGCCAATCTGGTTGTGCCGATTAACTGTGGCAGCCATCTGTGGGGGCTGCTGTGCGCTCACCACTGCCGCGGGCCGCGCCAGTGGCAGCCCAAGGAGCGTGCCCTATTATCTCAGCTGGCTGACCAAGTGGCGATCGCCCTCCAGCAGAGCCAGCTGCTGGCTCAGACCAGCGCCCTGGCCCAGCAGGAAAAGTTGCTCAACAACATCATCAGCGCCATTAGCGACAGTCTGGAGCTGGAGACGCTGCTCCAGCGGGCGGCGACCGAAATGCTCCACACCTTCGCAGCCAGTCGCGGCCTAGTGATTCTCTGTCAGGCGACCGACCAGGTGTTGGTGCACACCAACACGGCTAGTACGCCCGGTTTTGATAGTTTGCAGGGGCAGGTGATTCCCATTGAAGGCAACCCCCATGCCCAGCGAGTGTTGGCTGAGGAGCTGCCGGTGGTCGTAGACGATGTCAGGGCTGAACCGATGCTGCTGCCCAACCTGGCCCTGGCTCAAGAGCTGAATATTGGGGCGATTCTAGCCGTTTCAATTCGCTATCGGGGCGAGGTCAAAGGTATATTGAGCGTTCATCATTGCCCTGGCCCCCGCTGTTGGAGCGAGGCCGAAATCAAACTCATTAAGCGGTTAGCCGACCATTTGGCGATCGCCATTCACCAAGCCGAGCTCTATGCCCAGGCCCAGATCGAGCTGACCGAGCGCAAGCGGCTGGAGGCCCAGCTGCGCTACGATGCCTCCCACGATCGCCTCACCGGGCTGCCCAACCGCACGCTGTTCTTAGAACGGCTGGCTCAGGCGCTTGAGCACCTGCACCACCACTGCCCCAACCATTGTTCTCCAGTGGGCGCTACCTTTGATGGTGCGCCCGACCTCTGCTGCGATTCCGGGACGGATACTTGTTTCGAGTCGGTGCCCGCTTCTGAGATGCCGCAGGCTTTAAGCTGCGCGAATCGTCAGTTTGCCCTGCTGTTTCTCGACCTCGATCGCTTCAAAGTGATCAACGACAGTCTGGGTCATGCCATGGGCGATCAGCTGCTTCAGGTGGTGGCCCAGCGATTGCAAACCTGCCTGCGTCCGGCAGATGTGGCCGCCCGTTTGGGGGGCGACGAATTTGTGGTGCTGCTGTCTAATATCAGCGATGCCGCTGTTGCCGTCACCATGGCCCAGCGCATTCACGCCATTCTCGAAAGCCCGGTGCTGCTCCAGGGGCATGAGGTCTTTGTCCACGCCAGCATTGGCATCGCCCTCAGCGCCACCACCTACACCGACCCCAACCAAATGCTGCGTGATGCCGATATCGCCATGTACAAAGCCAAGGGCAGCAACCGCGAGTACGCCATTTTTGACGCTCCTATGCACACCATGGTGATGCAGCAGATGGAGCTTGAGAACGACCTGCGCCGCGCCCTAGAGCGGGGTGAACTGCGGCTGTATTATCAGCCCATCGTCAATTTGGCCACCGGCACGGTGCAGGGGTTTGAGGCTTTGGTGCGGTGGCAGCATCCCCGCCGGGGGCTGGTGCCTCCCCTCGACTTTATCCCCGTTGCCGAAAACACTGGACTGATTACTGCCCTCGACCTGTGGACCCTAAACGAGGCCTGCCGTCAGCTGAGCTATTGGCATCGAGAGCTGCCCCACAGTCGACCTCTCACCGTCAGCGTCAATCTCTCCGGTAAGCAATTTGTGCGCCCTGACTTGATTCAGCAAATAGACGCTGCCCTGAGCCGCAATCACCTGCAGGGGCAGCACCTGAAGGTTGAAATCACCGAAAGCGTGCTGATTCAAAACGCCCAGATGGCTATTGATCTGCTCAAACAGCTGCGCCAGCGCCGCATCCAGATCTGTATGGATGACTTTGGTACCGGCTACTCATCCCTCAGCTACCTGCATCGATTTCCCATCGACGTGCTCAAAATTGACAAGTCGTTTATTACCCACCTGCACCACTCTGGCCCCAGCACGGACGACTACGAAATTGTCAAAGCCATTATCAGCTTGGCCACCAACCTCAATTTGACGGTGGTGGCCGAGGGCATTGAAACCGGCGAGCAGGTGGCTTACCTCCAGGCCCACCAGTGTCAGGGGGGGCAGGGCTATTACTTCTCTTCGCCCCTCTCAGTGAAGGATGCAACGGCATTCATTGCCCAACTGCCCGCTCCCAACCTCGACCCTGCTAAAACGGAAACGGCTTGTAGGGAATCCACTGGGCCCACAGCTTAG
- a CDS encoding lysozyme gives MGTWIKETDIAIYLMQGGYWISRITKYPSSNNPKEQVVNVGSVKTWFQRDDYPRAMTVSIGTGGPEPQPMPPAPPPPPPPPPGNTINAAGLAIIKGFEGLSLSAYPDPGTGGEPWTIGYGHTSSAGAPQVYRGLTITRAEAEEILKRDLKKYEKAVSDAVTRTLTSDQFSALVSFTFNVGPSNLQSSTLLKKLNAGDMAGASEEFAKWIYAGGNVMPGLQRRRKAERALFRSENWQQFL, from the coding sequence ATGGGAACCTGGATTAAAGAAACAGACATTGCAATCTACCTGATGCAGGGAGGCTACTGGATCTCTCGCATCACGAAATATCCGTCGAGCAATAATCCCAAGGAGCAGGTAGTCAACGTTGGCAGCGTCAAGACATGGTTTCAGCGGGATGATTATCCCCGCGCCATGACGGTGTCTATCGGCACTGGAGGACCTGAGCCTCAGCCCATGCCGCCCGCGCCACCTCCCCCGCCACCCCCGCCCCCAGGCAACACCATCAACGCCGCTGGGCTAGCGATTATTAAGGGGTTTGAGGGCCTGAGCCTCAGCGCCTACCCCGACCCCGGCACCGGTGGTGAACCCTGGACCATTGGCTATGGCCATACCTCCTCTGCAGGGGCACCGCAGGTCTACCGCGGGCTCACCATCACTCGGGCCGAGGCCGAAGAGATTCTCAAGCGCGACCTCAAAAAGTATGAAAAAGCCGTCTCCGATGCTGTGACTCGCACCCTGACCAGCGACCAGTTCTCGGCGCTGGTGTCGTTTACCTTCAACGTCGGCCCCAGCAATTTGCAGTCGTCTACCCTACTAAAGAAGCTCAACGCCGGAGACATGGCTGGAGCGTCTGAGGAGTTCGCCAAGTGGATTTATGCCGGGGGCAATGTGATGCCTGGCCTACAGCGCCGCCGCAAGGCTGAGCGAGCCCTGTTTCGCAGTGAAAACTGGCAGCAGTTTCTCTAG
- a CDS encoding M16 family metallopeptidase: MALLSATADLPSRLVSPTIRRLPNGLTVIAEQMPLEVVNLSLWLRVGSAVESDAINGMAHFLEHMIFKGTQQLQCGEFERQVEERGALTNAATSQDYTKYYITTAPQDFATLAPLQIQMVMAPRLSDHDFERERPVILEEIRRADDNPRRRTYSRTMELVFDRLPYRRPVLGPTTVVEGLTPAQMREFHSTWYQPQSMTAVAVGNLPVETLIATVAEGFEQAMAQRPTPPDTASTIERFKPLLPDDLEPPFTDVRRATHTDPAMAQARLVMAWRVPGVTHLEDTYGLDILASILGRGLTSRLVRDLREERKLVTSISCTNMTMAHQGAFMVSAQLPAEDLDQVEGAIAQHIATVMEEPVSPTELSRVQTQVANRFIFANETPSDRAGLYGYYQTLTGDITEGLNYPAYIQKLGVKDVLQSAQRYLSSEAYGVVALQPAA; this comes from the coding sequence ATGGCTTTGCTCTCAGCAACCGCAGATTTGCCCTCCCGCCTGGTTTCACCCACCATTCGTCGCTTACCCAACGGCCTTACAGTCATTGCTGAGCAAATGCCCTTAGAGGTTGTCAACCTGAGCCTATGGCTGCGGGTAGGCTCAGCGGTAGAAAGCGACGCCATCAACGGCATGGCCCACTTTCTAGAGCACATGATCTTTAAGGGCACTCAGCAGCTGCAATGCGGTGAGTTTGAGCGCCAAGTGGAAGAGCGCGGGGCCTTGACTAACGCTGCCACCAGCCAAGACTACACCAAGTACTACATCACCACAGCGCCCCAAGACTTCGCCACCCTGGCCCCGCTGCAAATTCAGATGGTGATGGCTCCGCGCCTCAGCGACCATGATTTTGAGCGCGAGCGCCCGGTGATTTTGGAAGAAATTCGTCGCGCAGACGACAACCCCCGCCGCCGTACCTATTCCCGCACCATGGAGCTGGTGTTTGACCGGCTGCCCTACCGTCGCCCGGTGCTGGGGCCGACCACCGTGGTCGAGGGGCTCACCCCGGCACAAATGCGAGAGTTCCACAGCACTTGGTACCAGCCCCAGAGCATGACGGCAGTGGCGGTGGGCAACCTGCCGGTAGAAACCCTGATTGCCACGGTAGCCGAGGGTTTTGAGCAAGCCATGGCCCAGCGCCCCACGCCGCCAGACACCGCCAGCACTATTGAACGGTTCAAGCCGCTGCTGCCCGACGACTTGGAGCCCCCCTTTACGGACGTGCGGCGGGCGACCCACACCGATCCGGCTATGGCCCAGGCGCGTCTGGTGATGGCCTGGCGAGTGCCAGGGGTGACTCACCTAGAGGATACCTACGGCCTCGACATCCTAGCCTCGATTTTGGGGCGGGGGCTAACCTCACGCCTGGTACGCGACCTGCGGGAAGAGCGCAAGCTGGTGACTAGCATTAGCTGTACCAACATGACCATGGCTCACCAGGGGGCGTTTATGGTGTCGGCCCAGCTGCCCGCCGAAGATTTAGATCAGGTGGAGGGAGCGATCGCCCAGCACATTGCCACCGTGATGGAGGAGCCTGTCAGCCCCACAGAACTGAGCCGCGTGCAAACCCAGGTGGCCAACCGGTTTATCTTTGCCAACGAAACACCGAGCGATCGCGCTGGGCTTTACGGTTACTATCAGACCCTGACGGGTGACATTACTGAAGGGCTCAACTACCCGGCCTATATTCAAAAGCTGGGCGTCAAGGATGTGTTGCAGTCGGCCCAGCGCTATCTCTCCAGCGAGGCCTACGGGGTGGTTGCCTTACAGCCAGCGGCTTAG
- a CDS encoding fructosamine kinase family protein: protein MWTAIAQHIGAKTGTAFTIVDRRSVGGGCINQAYQVSDGSQSYFLKLNQASQVAMFEAEALGLKDMYDSQTIRVPKPICWGTVDGSAYIAMEWLDLGSGGGNAWSRMGEALAAMHRVTSEQGFGWHQSNTIGATPQPNPWTATWLEFYREHRLRHQFRLAGRRGGRFPRQHELLMALPDLLAGHDPAPALVHGDLWSGNAAVTKDGEPVILDPATYFGDREVDIAMTELFSRFPSAFYDAYNAAYPLGAGYKTRKTLYNLYHVINHFTLFGGSYESQANRMIDQLLR from the coding sequence ATGTGGACTGCGATCGCCCAACACATCGGCGCTAAAACCGGCACTGCCTTTACCATTGTCGACCGGCGATCGGTGGGGGGCGGTTGCATCAACCAGGCCTACCAGGTGAGTGACGGCAGCCAATCCTATTTTCTCAAGCTCAACCAGGCGTCGCAGGTAGCGATGTTTGAGGCTGAGGCTTTGGGCCTGAAGGATATGTACGACAGCCAGACCATTCGGGTGCCCAAGCCAATCTGCTGGGGCACGGTGGATGGCTCGGCCTACATTGCCATGGAGTGGTTGGATTTGGGCAGCGGCGGCGGTAACGCCTGGAGCCGTATGGGCGAGGCCCTAGCGGCTATGCACCGGGTCACTAGCGAGCAAGGTTTTGGCTGGCACCAGAGCAACACCATTGGCGCCACACCTCAGCCCAACCCCTGGACGGCGACCTGGTTGGAGTTTTATCGCGAGCACCGGTTGCGCCACCAGTTTCGCCTAGCGGGTCGTCGCGGGGGGCGGTTTCCGCGTCAGCACGAGTTGCTGATGGCGTTGCCAGATTTGCTAGCGGGCCATGACCCGGCTCCAGCTCTGGTGCACGGCGATCTGTGGTCGGGCAATGCAGCAGTGACGAAAGATGGCGAGCCGGTGATTTTGGACCCGGCGACGTATTTTGGCGATCGCGAGGTAGACATCGCCATGACCGAGTTATTTAGCCGCTTTCCCAGCGCGTTCTATGACGCTTATAACGCGGCCTACCCACTCGGTGCAGGCTATAAAACCCGCAAAACGCTATACAACCTGTATCACGTTATCAATCATTTCACCTTGTTTGGCGGCAGCTACGAATCGCAGGCCAACCGCATGATCGACCAGCTATTGCGGTGA
- a CDS encoding aspartyl protease family protein codes for MRNAERYPFIPSDPALGEASARPYLSFNLLHQQSSIPTSGLLDTGASVNVLPYPVGVELGYIWEQQTTALSLTGNLAQYEARVVLAQAIVGQFEPVQLVFAWTQATNVPLILGQVNFFIEFDVCFYRSQLEFAIRPKGSTPE; via the coding sequence ATGCGTAATGCTGAACGCTATCCTTTTATCCCTAGTGATCCTGCTTTAGGCGAGGCCAGCGCCCGCCCCTACTTGTCCTTCAACCTTCTACACCAGCAATCCTCTATCCCAACTTCTGGCCTGTTGGATACTGGGGCCAGTGTAAACGTACTGCCCTATCCTGTTGGGGTTGAGCTTGGCTATATCTGGGAACAGCAAACGACAGCATTGAGTTTGACAGGAAATTTAGCCCAGTACGAAGCGCGCGTTGTGTTAGCTCAAGCCATTGTCGGACAGTTTGAACCTGTGCAGCTTGTATTCGCATGGACACAAGCTACAAACGTGCCGCTTATTCTAGGGCAAGTTAACTTTTTTATAGAGTTCGATGTTTGTTTCTACCGCTCACAGCTAGAGTTTGCCATTAGACCCAAAGGCAGTACTCCGGAGTAA